From a single Sorghum bicolor cultivar BTx623 chromosome 5, Sorghum_bicolor_NCBIv3, whole genome shotgun sequence genomic region:
- the LOC110435633 gene encoding meiotic recombination protein DMC1 homolog, whose product MCFVLVNHCISLVADWNSSVSFTLLSNCYVLKSVTSQFSLHADKFVPFLCAVDAFQEQLREKQKLAHMLSSLIKIAEEFSVAVHNTNQDVSFCVPLIADPSGGIFITSRWSLWPPVVHDTIKLVLRKGKGERCVCSL is encoded by the exons ATGTGTTTTGTGCTAGTGAATCACTGCATTTCACTCGTTGCTGATTGGAACA GTTCGGTTTCTTTCACGCTACTGTCCAATTGTTATGTACTGAAATCAGTTACTTCTCAGTTCTCTCTCCATGCTGATAAATTTGTGCCATTTCTCTGTGCTGTTGATGCATTTCAGGAACAGCTGAGGGAGAAG CAAAAGTTAGCACATATGCTGTCCAGCCTTATCAAGATTGCTGAAGAGTTCAGTGTTGCAGTGCACAACACCAACCAAG ATGTCTCCTTTTGTGTTCCACTGATTGCTGATCCAAGTGGTGGTATATTCATAACCAGCAGGTGGTCACTCTGGCCACCTGTTGTGCATGACACCATCAAATTGGTGCTGAGGAAAGGCAAGGGCGAGCGGTGTGTCTGCAGTCTTTGA
- the LOC8069304 gene encoding probable ribose-5-phosphate isomerase 1, whose protein sequence is MGSAAATSPPPSGKLTQDELKRVAAHRAVEFVEPGMTLGLGTGSTAAHALDRLGDLLRAGALPGVAGVPTSLKTEAHASAVGIPLLPLDAASGARIALSIDGADEVDPDLNLVKGRGGSLLREKMIEGAGDRFVVIVDESKLVPRLGCTGAIPVEVIPFGAPHTLGLIRNLFDGVSGFHARLRTAPAAKGEDLEAPFVTDNGNYIVEMFFEDGIRGDLRDISDRLLRITGVVEHGMFLGMATTVIVANKDGTVAVMGRKK, encoded by the coding sequence AtgggcagcgccgccgccacctcgccgccgccgtctggGAAGCTCACGCAGGACGAGCTGAAGCGCGTGGCGGCGCACCGCGCGGTGGAGTTCGTGGAGCCCGGCATGACGCTGGGCCTGGGCACGGGGTCCACGGCGGCGCACGCGCTGGACCGCCTCGGGGACCTCCTCCGCGCGGGCGCGCTCCCGGGCGTGGCCGGGGTGCCCACCTCCCTCAAGACGGAGGCCCACGCGTCCGCCGTCGGGATCCCGCTGCTCCCGCTCGACGCCGCCTCGGGCGCCAGGATCGCGCTCTCCATCGACGGCGCCGACGAGGTCGACCCGGACCTCAACCTCGTCAAGGGACGCGGCGGGTCGCTGCTCCGCGAGAAGATGATCGAGGGCGCCGGGGACCGGttcgtcgtcatcgtcgacgAGTCCAAGCTCGTCCCCCGTCTCGGATGCACGGGCGCCATCCCCGTCGAGGTCATCCCTTTCGGCGCGCCCCACACGCTGGGACTCATCCGCAACCTGTTCGACGGCGTGTCCGGCTTCCACGCCAGGCTCAGGACCGCCCCCGCCGCCAAGGGGGAAGACTTGGAGGCGCCCTTtgtcaccgacaacggcaacTACATCGTCGAGATGTTCTTCGAGGACGGCATCCGCGGCGACCTGCGCGACATCAGCGACCGCCTGCTCCGGATCACCGGCGTCGTCGAGCACGGCATGTTCCTGGGCATGGCCACCACCGTCATTGTCGCCAACAAGGACGGCACCGTCGCAGTCATGGGCAGGAAGAAGTAG
- the LOC8085654 gene encoding long chain acyl-CoA synthetase 6, peroxisomal translates to MARQEQEQDTMGAAHVRHQPPPPPPAGGCGLAANPVAAEYAHEQGYSVVLPEKLQTGKWNVYRSAHSPLRLINKFPDNPEIGTLHDNFVYAVETFRDCRYLGTRISPDGTVGDYKWMTYGEASTSRTAIGSGLIFHGIPEGARIGLYFINRPEWIILDHACAAYSYVSVPLYDTLGPDAVQFIVNHATVEVIFCVPQTLSAILSFITQMPCVRLIVVVGGDDSNMPTVPATAECKIMTYNRLHNEGRMSPQTFRPPKPEDIATICYTSGTTGTPKGAVLSHENLIANVAGSSLGVKFYPSDVYISYLPLAHIYERANQVALLHYGVSIGFYQGDNLKLMDDLAALRPTIFASVPRLYNRIYAAITNAVKESGGLRERLYHTAYNAKRHAMINGTNPSPMWDKLVFNKIKARLGGRMRLMTSGASPLSPDVMEFLRICFGEVLEGYGMTETSCVISTMNIGDRSIGHVGSPNPSCEVKLVDVPEMNYTSEDQPYPRGEICVRGPIIFCGYYKDEVQTREVIDEDGWLHTGDIGLWLPGGRLKIIDRKKNIFKLAQGEYIAPEKIENVYAKCKFIAQCFIYGDSFNSFLVAIVAVEPEVLKAWAASEGIEYEDLRQLCADPRARAAVLTDMDSIGKEAQLRGFEFAKAVALVAEPFTLDNGLLTPTFKVKRQQAKAYFAKEISDMYAQLRETEVARSKL, encoded by the exons ATGGCgcggcaggagcaggagcaggacacAATGGGCGCCGCCCACGTCCGtcaccagccgccgccgccgccgccggccggggGATGCGGCCTCGCCGCCAACCCCGTCGCCGCCGAGTACGCTCACG AACAGGGCTACAGTGTTGTCCTCCCTGAGAAGCTGCAAACTGGAAAATGGAATGTGTACAG ATCTGCACACTCGCCTCTAAGATTAATAAATAAATTCCCTGATAATCCGGAGATTGGAACGTTGCATGATAATTTTGT ATATGCAGTCGAAACTTTCCGAGATTGTAGATATTTGGGTACAAGAATCTCCCCAGATGGAACAGTTGGAGA CTACAAGTGGATGACATATGGAGAAGCTAGCACGAGCAGAACTGCAATAGGTTCTGGTCTTATATTTCACGGAATACCTGAA GGTGCACGAATTGGTCTATATTTTATAAACAGACCGGAGTGGATCATACTTGACCATGCTTGTGCGGCATACTCATATGTATCTGTGCCACTTTATGATACTCTCG GTCCAGATGCAGTTCAGTTTATAGTGAACCATGCAACAGTAGAAGTTATATTCTGTGTGCCGCAAACTCTAAGTGCT ATTTTAAGCTTTATAACTCAAATGCCGTGTGTTCGTCTTATTGTG GTGGTTGGTGGAGATGATTCAAATATGCCAACTGTACCAGCAACTGCTGAATGCAAAATTATGACATACAACAGACTACACAATGAG GGAAGGATGAGTCCTCAAACTTTTCGTCCTCCAAAACCTGAAGATATAGCTACTATCTGCTACACCAGTGGCACTACTGGCACACCAAAG GGAGCTGTACTTTCTCATGAGAACTTAATTGCCAATGTAGCAGGGTCAAGTTTAGGCGTTAAGTTTTACCCCTCTGACGT GTACATCTCATATCTACCTTTGGCTCACATCTATGAGAGGGCTAACCAGGTTGCATTGCTTCACTATGGTGTTTCCATTGGATTCTACCAAGGG GATAACTTAAAGCTGATGGATGATTTGGCTGCTTTGAGGCCAACAATATTTGCAAGTGTTCCCCGTTTATATAACAGAATTTATGCTGC AATTACAAATGCTGTGAAGGAGTCTGGGGGATTGAGAGAAAGGTTGTACCATACTGCATACAATGCCAAGCGACATGCTATGATAAACG GTACAAACCCATCACCTATGTGGGACAAGTTGGTATTTAACAAAATTAAAGCTAGACTTGGCGGACGAATGAGACTTATGACTTCAGGCGCTTCTCCATTGTCACCTGATGTCATGGAATTTCTAAGAAT ATGCTTCGGTGAAGTTCTTGAAGGGTATGGAATGACAGAGACATCTTGTGTCATCAGTACAATGAATATTGGTGACAGATCAATTGGACATGTTGGATCTCCAAATCCTTCTTGTG AGGTTAAACTTGTGGACGTCCCAGAAATGAATTATACTTCAGAGGATCAACCATATCCTCGTGGAGAAATTTGTGTTAGGGGGCCTATAATATTCTGCGGTTACTATAAAGATGAAGTCCAAAC AAGAGAGGTcattgatgaggatggttggtTACATACTGGAGACATAGGTTTGTGGCTTCCTGGAGGGCGTCTGAAAATTATAGATAG GAAAAAGAACATTTTCAAGTTAGCTCAAGGAGAATACATAGCTCCAGAGAAGATTGAGAATGTCTATGCTAAGTGCAAGTTCATTGCTCAATGCTTTATATATG GTGATAGTTTCAACTCTTTCCTAGTTGCCATTGTAGCAGTCGAACCGGAGGTGTTGAAGGCTTGGGCTGCATCAGAAGGAATTGAG TACGAGGACTTGAGACAGCTCTGTGCTGATCCTAGAGCAAGAGCTGCTGTTCTGACTGATATGGATTCCATTGGGAAGGAAGCACAG CTAAGAGGTTTCGAATTTGCTAAAGCGGTTGCTCTTGTTGCTGAACCATTCACATTGGATAATGGTCTCCTGACACCAACATTCAAG GTTAAGAGACAGCAAGCTAAAGCATATTTTGCGAAAGAAATCTCAGATATGTATGCACAGTTGCGTGAGACAGAGGTAGCTAGGTCGAAGTTGTAA
- the LOC8085655 gene encoding uncharacterized protein LOC8085655, translated as MASADLLRREEEFYSSLFDSAKGDGAKSRSQLIEKKIEVLEDMATKVSNRRSRKWLNDRLLIELVPRLHVEEIKGLFAPPPWGEEVPLSAFCRTSVGEWDAFRSIDMDAEARLMQNMKRSSQKTRNHVDEGELIALNAWHRIDRQTREAIKRNFLPDLLEIYEERVRAFIEDTSDKDVLMLNIQDPFQRLLLHGVCEFYNVSSTTTSSVRDGRPWKTTTIKKRQGTGVPSAITLVNFLRMKKNGSQ; from the exons ATGGCGAGCGCGGATCTGCTGCGGAGGGAGGAGGAGTTCTACTCCTCCCTGTTTGATTCCGCCAAAG GCGATGGCGCCAAGTCGCGCTCACAGCTGATAGAGAAGAAGATTGAAGTCCTCGAGGACATGGCCACCAAG GTCAGTAACCGGAGATCACGAAAGTGGTTGAATGACCGCTTGCTGATTGAACTTGTCCCCCGTCTTCATGTTGAAGAAATCAAAGGCCTTTTCGCACCTCCACCGTGGG GTGAGGAAGTACCCTTGTCAGCATTCTGCAGGACAAGTGTTGGTGAATGGGATGCCTTCAGGAGCATTGACATGGATGCTGAG GCAAGATTGATGCAAAATATGAAAAGATCATCCCAAAAAACCAGGAATCATGTGGACGAAGGGGAATTGATTGCGCTGAATGCCTGGCACCGGATAGATCGCCAAACTAGAGAAGCAATAAAGAGAAATTTTCTTCCTGATCTGCTTGAAATATATGAG GAACGAGTTAGGGCCTTCATTGAAGATACTAGTGACAAGGATGTGCTTATGCTGAACATCCAGGACCCATTTCAGAGGCTGCTTCTGCACGGTGTCTGTGAG TTCTACAACGTGAGCTCGACAACCACGAGCAGTGTAAGAGATGGGAGGCCTTGGAAGACAACCACCATCAAGAAGAGGCAGGGCACGGGTGTTCCCTCCGCAATCACTTTAGTTAACTTCCtgaggatgaagaagaatggGTCCCAGTAA